A window of Paenibacillus sp. 19GGS1-52 contains these coding sequences:
- the gpr gene encoding GPR endopeptidase, protein MDLDLQLYSVRTDLAVEAKEMAQGPQKMPIPGVNEEVEESDGIKVTRLGVANAAGSQAIGRAIGNYVTLEVPGLRNGDTGLQQRVSDVFAREFEQFMTKIGIGKDSSILIVGLGNWNVTPDSLGPLVVENSLITRQFYELVPDQVSPGYRNVSAIAPGVLGLTGIESSEVVQGIVDRTKPDVIIAIDALASRSLERINTTIQIADIGIHPGSGIGNKRRGLTQEILGVPCIAIGVPTVCYASTIVNNVLEMMKKHFGGEGAAHTKEIMGLLDDISEQERLELVKEVLEPLGHDLIVTPKEIDEFIEGIANIVASGLNAALHDAVDPGNVGAYTH, encoded by the coding sequence ATGGATCTGGACCTGCAGCTGTATTCGGTACGCACGGATTTGGCGGTTGAGGCTAAGGAAATGGCCCAAGGACCGCAGAAGATGCCGATACCCGGTGTGAACGAAGAGGTGGAAGAGTCGGACGGTATTAAGGTTACCCGGCTTGGAGTAGCCAATGCAGCCGGTTCACAGGCCATTGGGCGTGCCATAGGGAATTATGTGACATTGGAAGTTCCTGGCCTGCGTAACGGAGACACGGGGCTTCAGCAAAGAGTATCTGATGTCTTTGCTCGTGAATTCGAGCAGTTCATGACAAAGATTGGTATTGGAAAGGATTCCTCCATACTTATTGTGGGTCTCGGTAATTGGAATGTTACTCCCGACTCACTCGGTCCCTTAGTTGTAGAGAACTCGCTCATTACGCGGCAGTTCTATGAGCTGGTTCCAGATCAGGTCTCTCCCGGGTACCGTAATGTGAGCGCGATTGCCCCCGGTGTGCTGGGATTGACGGGAATTGAGTCCAGTGAGGTTGTGCAAGGGATCGTGGACCGCACCAAGCCAGACGTTATCATTGCCATTGATGCACTGGCCTCTCGTTCCTTGGAACGCATCAATACTACGATTCAGATCGCTGATATTGGGATTCATCCGGGCTCGGGCATTGGCAACAAGCGGCGTGGACTGACTCAGGAGATTCTTGGTGTCCCCTGTATTGCTATTGGTGTCCCGACTGTATGTTATGCCTCAACGATCGTCAACAATGTGCTGGAAATGATGAAGAAACATTTTGGAGGTGAAGGAGCCGCACATACTAAAGAAATTATGGGCTTGCTAGATGATATCTCTGAACAGGAGAGGCTGGAGCTAGTAAAGGAAGTATTGGAGCCACTCGGGCATGATCTGATTGTTACGCCCAAGGAAATCGATGAATTCATTGAAGGGATTGCTAATATCGTAGCTAGCGGACTGAATGCAGCGCTGCATGATGCCGTTGATCCCGGAAATGTTGGTGCTTATACCCACTGA
- the hemW gene encoding radical SAM family heme chaperone HemW: MTTQPTSRPPEAVYIHIPFCTNKCFYCDFNSYVLKDQPVMDYLRALDREMELTVQNTPPGVIKTIFVGGGTPTVLKPDEMAYFLKSIRTHFPDWDDNIEFSMEANPGTTDPDKLAVMKDGGVNRVSFGVQAFQNELLTGIGRIHDVDDVYRSLENARAAGLHNLSIDLMFGLPNQTVAMLGESIRKALELDLPHYSIYSLKVEENTLFHTMFNKNKLPLPNEEDELEMYLLLMSSMKAAGYDQYEISNFAKPGMESRHNITYWHNEDYYGLGAGAHGYVKRQRHVNIKGVNPYIEATSKGLPQLDSYPISQLEAMEDFMMVGLRLREGVSNTAFQAQFGQTLEDVFAKSLDKMVHAGLLEHIGGIYRLSNQGVLFGNDVFGEFVGALTEV, from the coding sequence ATGACAACCCAACCTACCAGCCGTCCCCCTGAGGCCGTATATATTCATATCCCTTTTTGCACGAATAAGTGCTTTTATTGTGATTTTAATTCCTATGTCCTGAAGGATCAGCCTGTTATGGATTACCTGCGCGCCTTGGACCGGGAGATGGAGTTGACGGTTCAGAACACTCCACCTGGCGTGATCAAGACAATTTTTGTAGGTGGAGGAACACCAACGGTGCTGAAGCCCGATGAAATGGCCTACTTCCTTAAATCCATACGCACTCACTTTCCGGACTGGGATGATAATATAGAGTTCTCGATGGAAGCCAATCCCGGGACAACCGATCCCGATAAGCTGGCTGTGATGAAAGACGGCGGCGTAAATCGGGTGAGCTTCGGTGTTCAAGCCTTTCAGAATGAGCTGTTGACCGGCATTGGGCGAATACATGATGTAGATGATGTATATCGCAGCCTGGAGAATGCACGTGCGGCCGGACTCCATAACCTCTCGATTGATCTCATGTTCGGATTGCCGAACCAGACCGTGGCCATGCTGGGCGAGAGTATCCGCAAAGCGCTGGAGCTTGATCTGCCCCACTATTCGATATACAGCCTCAAGGTAGAAGAAAACACGCTTTTTCATACAATGTTTAATAAGAATAAGCTCCCCCTTCCTAATGAAGAGGATGAGTTGGAAATGTATCTGCTGCTTATGTCTTCGATGAAGGCAGCGGGCTACGATCAATACGAGATCAGTAATTTCGCTAAGCCTGGGATGGAAAGCCGTCATAATATTACGTACTGGCACAATGAGGACTATTACGGTCTGGGTGCAGGGGCGCATGGTTATGTTAAGCGTCAGCGTCATGTAAACATTAAGGGAGTCAATCCTTATATAGAAGCCACAAGTAAGGGTCTGCCACAGCTTGATTCCTATCCCATTTCGCAGCTAGAGGCGATGGAGGATTTCATGATGGTAGGTTTGCGTCTGCGGGAAGGGGTGTCCAATACGGCATTCCAAGCGCAATTCGGACAGACGCTTGAGGATGTATTCGCCAAATCATTGGATAAAATGGTGCATGCGGGCTTGCTGGAGCACATCGGGGGCATCTATCGACTGAGCAACCAAGGTGTCCTTTTTGGAAATGATGTATTTGGGGAATTTGTCGGGGCGCTGACAGAGGTTTAA
- a CDS encoding stage II sporulation protein P gives MNKKWFQLWNIGRLRGRLLDVLSLGRTMLLLAGGSLVFFMLLGAGGLAGQQLNSSPIPSMKGLAASLSSGFFMELLGMEVPHLPSGKEPTTFSSEKVTSFVFQLLTSVNLHDPKSLLSREVPGLAGDDPFLLRSGSGGTTGAPADYHPETDDLAAGEGGADVNDPTSIADNSDKPEDATPQPQKTATPEATGGTAGTGKGDSSNNEQAAQDTSLKRILIYHSHPREAYNPLLGVASNNPNSAAPSKNVMLVGTYITNRLEQRGIGTIHSQEDYATKVSDYSWNFSYKYSRITIKSVLAANQKMNEMIDIHRDSQRHDKTTAMVNGKSYAQVYFILGHANKDWKKNEEFANKIHQLLEKRYPGVSRGIWGKAAGKGNNGEYNQTLSPNSVLIEVGGIDNTAEELKRTADILADAIADVYWSSHDAEKANAAGTTGSTKPVDSK, from the coding sequence ATGAACAAAAAATGGTTTCAGCTATGGAACATCGGCCGTTTACGGGGGAGATTGCTGGATGTTTTATCGCTGGGGAGAACGATGCTGCTGCTGGCTGGGGGGTCACTTGTGTTCTTCATGTTGCTTGGAGCCGGAGGATTGGCCGGGCAGCAACTCAACTCTTCACCCATTCCTTCAATGAAAGGACTTGCTGCCTCATTATCAAGCGGGTTTTTCATGGAATTGCTGGGGATGGAGGTTCCGCATTTGCCATCAGGCAAGGAGCCAACGACTTTTTCGAGTGAAAAGGTAACCTCCTTTGTGTTCCAATTGCTGACTAGCGTGAATCTGCATGATCCCAAAAGTCTGCTCTCCCGAGAAGTGCCGGGATTGGCGGGGGATGATCCATTTTTGCTGCGGAGTGGTTCGGGTGGCACAACAGGTGCACCTGCTGATTATCATCCGGAAACAGATGACCTGGCAGCGGGAGAGGGGGGGGCAGATGTGAATGACCCTACATCTATTGCGGATAATTCGGACAAGCCAGAGGATGCCACTCCGCAGCCGCAAAAGACTGCAACACCAGAGGCAACGGGCGGTACTGCCGGAACTGGTAAAGGTGACTCTAGTAACAATGAGCAAGCTGCGCAGGATACTTCACTAAAACGCATCCTTATCTATCATTCTCATCCTCGGGAGGCTTACAATCCTTTGCTAGGGGTAGCAAGCAACAATCCGAACTCGGCGGCACCTTCTAAAAATGTCATGCTGGTAGGAACCTATATCACCAACAGATTGGAACAACGGGGGATTGGAACTATCCACTCACAGGAGGATTATGCGACTAAAGTATCCGATTATAGCTGGAATTTCTCCTATAAATATTCCCGGATTACCATCAAATCTGTTCTGGCAGCGAATCAGAAAATGAACGAGATGATTGATATTCACCGCGATTCACAGCGGCATGATAAAACAACGGCTATGGTTAACGGAAAAAGCTATGCACAGGTGTATTTTATCCTTGGTCATGCGAATAAAGATTGGAAGAAGAATGAAGAGTTTGCGAATAAGATTCATCAACTGCTGGAGAAAAGGTATCCTGGCGTGTCACGTGGCATTTGGGGCAAAGCGGCGGGCAAAGGTAATAACGGGGAGTACAATCAGACCTTATCTCCGAATAGCGTGTTAATTGAAGTGGGTGGAATCGACAATACAGCAGAGGAACTGAAGCGCACCGCAGATATATTGGCAGATGCCATAGCTGATGTGTACTGGAGCAGCCATGATGCGGAGAAAGCTAATGCAGCTGGCACAACAGGTTCCACGAAGCCAGTAGACAGTAAATAG
- the lepA gene encoding translation elongation factor 4 codes for MTDVQKRQQQIRNFSIIAHIDHGKSTLADRILEYTGALSSREMQEQVLDQMDLERERGITIKLQAVRLTYRADDGVDYFLNLIDTPGHVDFTYEVSRSLAACEGALLVVDAAQGIEAQTLANVYLALDNNLEILPVINKIDLPNADPERVKQEIEDVIGLDTSEAVMASGKSGIGIKEILEQVVKQVPAPTGDSTQPLKALIFDSHYDPYKGVIVYVRVVDGSIRAGSKIKMMATEKTFEVIEVGAFMPRMTIVDELNIGDVGFIVAGIKHVGDTRVGDTVTDAKNPTPEPLPGYRKINPMVYCGLYPIETSDYNDLREALEKLQLNDASLSFEPESSSALGFGFRCGFLGLLHMEIIQERIEREFNLPLITTAPSVIYRIMLTSGETLTIDNPSHYPEVGTIDYIEEPYVKAGIIVPNDYVGTVMELCQNKRGEFVNMEYLDTTRVTITYEIPLSEIVYDFFDQLKSGTKGYASYDYEVSGYRRSNLVKMDILLNNEQVDALSFIVHRDRAYNRGRVICEKLRGIIPRQMFEVPIQASVGTKVVARETVKAMRKNVLAKCYGGDISRKRKLLEKQKEGKKRMKQVGSVEVPQEAFMAVLEID; via the coding sequence ATGACTGACGTACAGAAAAGACAACAACAAATCCGCAATTTCTCGATTATTGCACATATAGACCATGGTAAATCGACACTGGCTGACCGCATTTTGGAATACACGGGTGCACTCAGCTCGCGTGAGATGCAGGAACAGGTACTCGACCAGATGGATCTGGAGCGCGAACGCGGTATAACGATAAAACTGCAGGCCGTACGCCTCACCTATCGCGCTGACGATGGTGTGGATTATTTTCTCAATCTGATTGATACACCAGGGCATGTCGATTTCACTTATGAAGTCTCCCGCTCGCTAGCCGCTTGCGAAGGTGCTCTGCTGGTCGTAGATGCGGCGCAAGGTATCGAAGCACAGACGCTCGCTAACGTGTATCTTGCGCTGGATAACAACCTGGAGATTCTCCCGGTTATCAACAAGATCGATTTGCCCAACGCTGACCCAGAACGGGTTAAGCAGGAAATCGAAGACGTTATTGGACTGGATACCAGTGAAGCAGTTATGGCCTCAGGTAAATCAGGTATTGGAATAAAAGAAATACTGGAACAGGTAGTAAAGCAGGTGCCTGCTCCAACGGGTGATTCCACACAACCGCTGAAGGCGCTGATCTTTGACTCCCATTATGATCCTTATAAAGGTGTTATCGTCTATGTCCGCGTTGTAGACGGCAGTATCCGGGCCGGCTCCAAGATTAAGATGATGGCTACCGAAAAGACCTTTGAAGTCATCGAGGTTGGTGCATTTATGCCACGTATGACCATCGTGGATGAGCTGAATATCGGCGATGTTGGTTTCATCGTAGCCGGTATCAAGCATGTCGGTGATACCCGTGTCGGTGATACGGTAACGGATGCCAAGAATCCGACACCTGAACCGCTCCCAGGTTACCGCAAAATCAACCCAATGGTATACTGCGGTCTGTATCCAATTGAAACGTCTGATTATAACGATCTGCGCGAAGCTCTGGAGAAGCTGCAACTGAACGATGCTTCGCTCAGCTTTGAGCCAGAAAGCTCAAGTGCACTCGGCTTTGGCTTCCGCTGTGGATTCCTTGGTTTGCTGCATATGGAGATTATTCAGGAACGGATTGAGCGTGAATTTAATCTGCCGCTGATCACAACCGCACCGAGTGTTATTTACCGTATTATGCTGACAAGTGGTGAAACGTTAACCATTGACAACCCGTCACATTATCCGGAAGTCGGCACCATTGATTATATTGAAGAACCTTACGTCAAGGCTGGAATCATCGTGCCGAATGACTACGTGGGCACCGTTATGGAACTGTGCCAGAATAAACGTGGCGAGTTCGTTAACATGGAGTATCTGGATACCACCCGAGTTACGATTACCTATGAGATTCCACTGTCGGAAATCGTCTACGATTTCTTCGATCAGCTGAAGTCCGGTACAAAGGGTTATGCTTCCTATGATTATGAAGTATCCGGCTACCGCCGCTCGAACCTGGTCAAAATGGACATTTTGCTGAACAACGAGCAGGTTGATGCCTTGTCCTTCATCGTTCACCGTGACCGTGCGTATAACCGCGGACGCGTCATTTGCGAGAAGCTGCGCGGCATCATCCCGCGCCAAATGTTCGAGGTGCCGATTCAGGCTTCTGTCGGAACAAAGGTTGTTGCGCGAGAAACCGTTAAGGCTATGCGCAAAAACGTCCTGGCTAAATGCTATGGCGGTGACATTTCACGTAAGCGTAAGCTGCTTGAGAAGCAGAAGGAAGGCAAGAAGCGCATGAAGCAGGTCGGCAGTGTTGAAGTGCCGCAGGAAGCGTTCATGGCTGTGCTGGAAATCGATTAA
- the rpsT gene encoding 30S ribosomal protein S20 — MPNIKSAVKRVKTNEKRRALNVSQKSALRTVVKTADIALAGTEVVTAQTAFQAASKKLDKAASKGLVHKNAAARKKSRLAKKLNALTAQA; from the coding sequence ATGCCAAATATTAAATCCGCGGTTAAACGCGTCAAAACGAACGAAAAACGCCGTGCACTGAACGTTTCTCAGAAATCTGCGCTTCGTACAGTTGTGAAAACTGCTGATATCGCACTAGCAGGTACGGAAGTTGTAACAGCTCAAACTGCTTTCCAAGCTGCTTCCAAAAAGCTGGACAAGGCTGCTTCTAAAGGTCTAGTTCATAAAAATGCGGCTGCCCGCAAGAAATCCCGCTTGGCGAAGAAATTGAACGCTCTTACGGCTCAAGCGTAA
- a CDS encoding N-acetyltransferase, which produces MIRHSSSNGDAKVICRNAKVEDVEPLYLMIEEYAQRGIMLPRSRKALERQIDQFVVAEINGKFVGCGSLFRLGNDLVEVRSIGLSDEGRGKGIGTLILEKLVEEARRQKIPKIMALTYAVDFFLRNGFAVVEKEIFPEKVWTDCINCKKQNACDEIAVLKMLN; this is translated from the coding sequence ATGATCCGCCATTCTTCTTCTAATGGAGATGCAAAGGTGATATGTAGAAATGCCAAGGTGGAAGATGTAGAACCACTGTATCTGATGATAGAAGAATATGCTCAACGCGGTATCATGCTGCCCCGTTCTCGCAAGGCTCTGGAGCGCCAGATCGATCAGTTCGTTGTTGCTGAGATTAATGGTAAGTTTGTGGGCTGTGGTTCGCTCTTCAGACTGGGGAATGATCTCGTAGAAGTTCGTTCGATTGGCCTGAGTGACGAGGGTAGAGGCAAAGGAATAGGCACTTTGATTTTGGAGAAGCTGGTTGAAGAAGCCAGACGCCAGAAAATCCCGAAGATCATGGCCCTCACCTATGCTGTCGATTTTTTCCTGAGAAATGGATTCGCAGTGGTCGAGAAAGAGATTTTCCCCGAAAAAGTCTGGACCGACTGCATAAACTGTAAGAAGCAGAATGCCTGCGATGAAATAGCTGTACTCAAGATGCTGAACTAA